The proteins below come from a single Rhizobium tropici CIAT 899 genomic window:
- the zwf gene encoding glucose-6-phosphate dehydrogenase, whose protein sequence is MTTPDVAPAPPLTFVIFGAAGDLTRRLLIPTLINMTRSGLIGEDLHILGIGIETGGADMLLDRLESFLKTSGDMDDAERQAAWQSLRKRISYISGDFTQNGVYKEISDYLSHAPSANAAFYFAVPPRFFGDIAEKLSENGLMNEATGAFRRIAIEKPFGHDLASAQALNARLLNHVSESQIYRIDHFLGKETVQNIMTTRFANMMIEALWNNNYIDHVQITAAELVDVGTRGKFYDATGALRDMVPNHLFQLLAMVAMEPPNSFDAESIRNEKGKVLKALRVYSREEAIKNGVRGAYTAGPIAGRDLPAFTQTPDVAPDSDTETFVALKLFVDTWRWASVPFYLRTGKAMKARDTEVVITFRPVPFAQFPRHESRPELPPNRLIIQVQPDEGLDMEISIKSPGLVLKTAPVSLDFRYADSFDIGKQTGYESLFYELFVGDQTLFQRADGIEAGWAAVQPFLDLWAEGGKPDPYAPGSTGPACADELIERDGRKWHEIDGTPKGRKI, encoded by the coding sequence ATGACCACCCCCGACGTCGCACCGGCCCCGCCGCTAACATTCGTGATCTTTGGCGCCGCCGGCGACCTCACCCGGCGCCTGCTGATCCCGACGCTGATCAACATGACCCGCAGCGGACTTATCGGCGAGGATCTGCATATTCTCGGCATCGGCATCGAAACCGGCGGCGCCGACATGCTGCTGGATCGTCTGGAATCATTCCTGAAGACATCAGGCGACATGGACGATGCGGAGCGGCAGGCAGCATGGCAGAGCCTGCGCAAGCGCATCAGCTACATCTCCGGCGATTTCACCCAGAACGGCGTCTACAAGGAAATTTCGGATTATCTCTCGCATGCGCCGAGCGCCAACGCGGCCTTTTATTTCGCCGTGCCACCGCGCTTCTTCGGCGATATCGCCGAGAAACTCTCCGAAAACGGGCTGATGAACGAGGCGACCGGAGCTTTCCGCCGCATCGCGATCGAAAAACCCTTCGGCCATGATCTTGCCTCGGCACAGGCTTTGAATGCGCGGCTGCTGAACCATGTGTCCGAAAGCCAGATCTACCGCATCGACCATTTCCTCGGCAAGGAAACCGTGCAGAACATCATGACGACACGCTTCGCCAACATGATGATCGAGGCACTGTGGAACAACAACTATATCGACCACGTGCAGATCACGGCGGCCGAGCTTGTGGATGTCGGCACGCGCGGCAAATTCTACGATGCGACCGGCGCGCTACGCGACATGGTGCCGAACCATCTTTTCCAGCTGCTGGCGATGGTGGCGATGGAACCGCCGAACAGCTTCGATGCCGAATCCATCCGCAATGAAAAGGGCAAAGTGTTGAAGGCCTTGCGCGTCTACTCGCGGGAGGAAGCAATCAAGAACGGCGTACGCGGCGCCTATACGGCCGGCCCGATTGCCGGCAGGGACCTGCCGGCCTTCACGCAGACACCCGATGTCGCGCCCGACAGCGACACCGAAACCTTCGTGGCGCTAAAGCTATTTGTCGATACCTGGCGCTGGGCAAGCGTGCCCTTCTACCTGCGCACGGGCAAGGCGATGAAGGCGCGGGATACGGAAGTGGTCATCACCTTCCGGCCGGTGCCCTTCGCCCAATTCCCCCGCCACGAATCTCGCCCCGAATTGCCGCCGAACAGGCTCATCATCCAGGTGCAGCCCGACGAAGGGCTCGATATGGAAATCTCGATCAAATCGCCGGGCCTCGTGCTGAAAACCGCGCCGGTTTCGCTCGACTTCCGCTATGCCGACAGTTTCGACATCGGCAAGCAGACCGGATACGAAAGCCTGTTCTACGAACTCTTCGTCGGCGACCAGACACTCTTCCAGCGCGCCGACGGCATCGAAGCCGGCTGGGCCGCCGTGCAGCCCTTCCTCGACCTCTGGGCAGAAGGCGGCAAACCCGATCCTTACGCCCCCGGCAGCACAGGCCCTGCCTGCGCCGACGAACTCATCGAACGCGACGGCCGCAAATGGCATGAGATCGACGGGACGCCGAAGGGCAGGAAGATCTGA
- the tam gene encoding trans-aconitate 2-methyltransferase: MAWSAGQYLKFEDERTRPSRDLLAQVPLDRIEHAIDLGCGPGNSTELIIERYGAAGVSGLDSDDNMLEAARKRLPGTSFVKADLATWRPEKPVDLLFANAVFQWLPNHLDILDHLMDGLKPGGVLAVQMPDNLTEQSHLMMEETAKNGPWSDAFARKGIRRNPLPAPSVYYNRLIGKSQRVDIWHTNYNHVLANAAAIVEWVKATALRPYLDHAGDEHRDAFTAEYLKHIAKAYPQLVDGKVLLRFPRLFLVAVKK, translated from the coding sequence ATGGCATGGTCTGCCGGTCAATATCTGAAATTCGAAGACGAACGCACGCGCCCTTCGCGCGACCTGCTGGCTCAGGTGCCGCTGGATCGGATCGAACACGCGATCGACCTCGGTTGCGGCCCCGGCAATTCGACCGAGCTGATCATCGAGCGCTATGGTGCTGCCGGCGTCTCCGGCCTCGATAGCGACGACAACATGCTGGAGGCGGCGCGCAAGCGCTTGCCCGGCACAAGCTTCGTCAAGGCGGATCTCGCCACATGGCGGCCGGAAAAACCGGTGGATCTGCTCTTTGCCAATGCGGTCTTCCAATGGCTCCCAAATCATCTCGATATCCTCGACCACCTGATGGACGGGCTGAAACCCGGCGGCGTGCTCGCCGTGCAGATGCCCGACAATCTCACCGAACAAAGCCATCTGATGATGGAAGAAACGGCAAAGAACGGTCCCTGGAGCGATGCCTTCGCTAGGAAGGGCATCCGGCGCAATCCGCTGCCTGCACCTTCGGTCTATTACAACAGGCTGATCGGCAAGTCACAGCGCGTCGATATCTGGCACACCAACTACAATCACGTGTTGGCGAATGCGGCAGCGATCGTCGAATGGGTGAAAGCCACTGCCCTGCGTCCTTATCTCGACCATGCCGGCGACGAGCATCGCGATGCGTTCACCGCCGAATATCTGAAGCATATCGCGAAAGCCTATCCGCAGCTTGTCGATGGCAAGGTGCTGTTGCGCTTCCCGCGGCTCTTCCTGGTCGCGGTGAAGAAATAG
- a CDS encoding zinc-dependent alcohol dehydrogenase family protein: MKAMYYEAFEATPEIRNLPDPTPGEDGVVIAVGATGLCRSDWHGWMGHDPDIKLPHVPGHELAGKVVATGRGVVRFKVGDRVTVPFVSGCGHCAECHSGNQQVCPSQFQPGFTHWGSFAEYVAIDYADTNLVHLPESVDDATAASLGCRFATSFRAVADQAKTRPGEWIAVHGCGGVGLSAIMIASALGANAIAIDISAEKLAFARECGAVATINAAKVADVAEAVREITKGGAHVSIDALGHPVTCFNSIKNLRRRGRHVQVGLMLGDYATPQIPMAQVIGHELEIYGSHGMQAWRYDAMLDMLAAGKIAPQKLIGRRISLEEAVPALMSLDKAEGKGISVITRF; this comes from the coding sequence ATGAAAGCCATGTATTATGAGGCCTTCGAAGCAACACCCGAGATCCGGAACCTGCCGGATCCGACGCCAGGCGAAGACGGCGTTGTCATCGCCGTCGGTGCGACCGGCCTTTGCCGCAGCGACTGGCATGGCTGGATGGGTCACGATCCGGATATCAAGCTGCCGCATGTGCCGGGGCATGAGCTCGCGGGCAAGGTGGTCGCGACCGGCCGCGGCGTCGTGCGCTTCAAGGTGGGCGACCGCGTCACCGTTCCCTTCGTGTCCGGCTGCGGCCATTGCGCGGAGTGCCACTCCGGCAATCAGCAGGTCTGCCCGAGCCAGTTCCAACCCGGCTTCACCCATTGGGGCTCTTTTGCCGAATATGTCGCGATCGACTATGCGGATACCAATCTCGTGCACCTGCCAGAATCGGTCGATGATGCGACGGCGGCCAGCCTCGGCTGCCGCTTCGCCACCTCCTTCCGCGCCGTTGCCGACCAGGCAAAGACGCGGCCGGGCGAGTGGATCGCCGTGCATGGCTGCGGCGGTGTCGGGCTTTCTGCGATCATGATCGCGAGCGCCCTTGGCGCCAACGCCATCGCCATCGATATCTCCGCCGAGAAGCTTGCCTTCGCCCGCGAGTGCGGCGCAGTGGCGACCATCAATGCGGCTAAGGTTGCGGATGTGGCCGAGGCTGTGCGCGAGATCACCAAGGGCGGCGCGCATGTCTCGATCGATGCGCTCGGCCATCCCGTCACCTGCTTCAACTCCATCAAGAACCTGCGCCGCCGCGGCCGGCATGTGCAGGTCGGCCTCATGCTCGGCGACTATGCGACGCCGCAGATCCCGATGGCGCAGGTCATCGGCCATGAGCTGGAGATCTATGGCAGCCACGGCATGCAGGCCTGGCGTTACGATGCCATGCTCGACATGCTCGCCGCCGGCAAGATCGCGCCGCAGAAGCTCATCGGTCGCAGGATAAGCCTGGAAGAAGCGGTGCCGGCGCTGATGTCTCTTGATAAAGCCGAGGGCAAGGGGATCAGCGTCATTACGCGGTTCTGA
- a CDS encoding branched-chain amino acid aminotransferase produces MSVDTSPRTTTWTYVEGEWLSGNPPLIGPTSHAMWLGSTVFDGARWFDGIAPDLDLHCQRINRSAVAMGLKPVKTSQEIEALAWEGIGKFDGKTPIYIKPMYWGEHGSPGSVVAVDAESTRFALCLFEAPLGGNGGITLTVSPFRRPSPETAMTDAKAGSLYPNSGRMILEARSRGFNNALVRDMNGNVVETASSNVFTVKDGIVYTPVANRTFLAGITRARVIGLLRQEGFDVREETLSVEQFMAADEIFTTGNYSKVVSVNRLDDREFQEGPVARKALELYMDWAHGRSASEE; encoded by the coding sequence ATGTCCGTCGATACGTCGCCCCGCACCACCACCTGGACCTATGTTGAAGGAGAATGGCTCTCCGGCAATCCGCCGCTGATCGGGCCGACCTCGCATGCCATGTGGCTCGGCTCGACCGTGTTCGACGGCGCACGCTGGTTCGATGGCATCGCACCCGATCTCGATCTCCATTGCCAGCGCATCAATCGCTCGGCCGTGGCCATGGGGCTGAAGCCGGTCAAGACCTCGCAGGAGATCGAGGCGCTCGCCTGGGAAGGCATCGGGAAATTTGACGGCAAGACGCCGATCTACATCAAGCCGATGTATTGGGGCGAGCATGGTTCGCCGGGCAGCGTCGTTGCCGTCGATGCGGAATCGACGCGCTTCGCGCTCTGCTTGTTCGAGGCGCCGCTTGGCGGCAATGGCGGCATCACGCTCACCGTCTCGCCCTTCCGCCGTCCCTCGCCGGAAACGGCGATGACCGACGCCAAGGCCGGTTCGCTCTATCCGAACAGCGGCCGCATGATCCTGGAGGCGAGAAGCCGCGGCTTCAACAATGCGCTGGTGCGCGACATGAATGGCAATGTCGTCGAGACGGCGTCGTCCAATGTCTTCACGGTCAAGGACGGCATCGTCTATACGCCGGTCGCCAACCGCACCTTCCTTGCCGGCATCACCCGCGCTCGCGTCATCGGCCTGCTGCGCCAGGAAGGCTTTGACGTGCGCGAGGAAACCCTGTCCGTCGAGCAGTTCATGGCTGCCGACGAGATTTTCACGACCGGCAACTATTCCAAGGTCGTCAGCGTCAATCGTCTGGATGATCGGGAGTTTCAGGAGGGGCCAGTCGCGCGCAAGGCGCTCGAACTCTATATGGATTGGGCTCACGGCCGCAGCGCCAGCGAGGAATAA
- a CDS encoding glutathione S-transferase N-terminal domain-containing protein: protein MKLYMHAAACSLSPHIVCRELGLDVELVEVDRKTHRTSSGEDYLAINGNGYVPALMLDDGRVLTEGPAIVQFLAECSPEGSRLLPEAGTYARSQVQSYLNFITAELHKPMAMLFNAAYEGAHAGIHELVCKRLDWLNSRLVGPYLTGDDFTVADAYLFVCLNWSPWIKIDVARRSALQEFMARVSARPSVRHALQAEDLEAFETDGVFFAPRSYIASAGRVGTPVRP from the coding sequence ATGAAACTCTACATGCACGCAGCCGCTTGCTCCCTGTCACCGCACATCGTTTGTCGGGAATTGGGCCTGGATGTTGAACTGGTGGAAGTGGATCGGAAGACTCATCGGACGAGTTCGGGCGAGGACTACCTTGCCATCAACGGCAATGGTTACGTGCCGGCATTGATGCTGGATGATGGGAGGGTACTGACCGAAGGTCCTGCCATCGTGCAATTCCTCGCGGAATGTTCACCGGAGGGTTCGCGCCTCCTGCCGGAGGCCGGAACCTATGCCAGAAGCCAGGTTCAATCCTATCTGAATTTCATTACCGCCGAACTGCATAAGCCAATGGCGATGCTATTCAATGCCGCTTATGAAGGCGCTCATGCCGGCATCCATGAGTTGGTGTGCAAACGATTGGATTGGCTGAACAGCCGGCTCGTCGGCCCCTATCTGACCGGTGACGACTTCACGGTCGCCGACGCCTATCTCTTCGTTTGCTTGAACTGGTCGCCGTGGATCAAGATCGACGTCGCACGAAGGTCGGCGTTACAGGAGTTCATGGCTCGCGTCAGCGCAAGACCGAGCGTCCGCCACGCGCTCCAGGCCGAAGACCTTGAGGCCTTCGAGACTGATGGCGTCTTCTTCGCGCCGCGATCCTACATTGCTTCGGCAGGTCGTGTAGGAACACCCGTGCGGCCATAA
- a CDS encoding TetR/AcrR family transcriptional regulator, producing the protein MKSGKKQGRPRAFDAKAVIGRAREVFWDRGFSAASLDNLSVATKLNRPSLYGAFGDKEDLYLDTLEGYREDSLDILFEALNPALPLRENLACVYAEALKIYLHGETAARGCFLIGTATAEAIQHDRVREVLRRSLNEFDDAIKERVELAIERGELPAETNAATLAKLASAVMHSLAVRARAGDTRETLEAIARSGVDFICGRL; encoded by the coding sequence ATGAAGAGCGGGAAAAAACAGGGTCGTCCACGCGCTTTTGACGCCAAAGCAGTCATCGGGCGGGCGCGGGAGGTTTTTTGGGATAGGGGGTTCTCGGCAGCCTCATTGGATAATTTGAGCGTCGCGACGAAACTGAACCGGCCGAGCCTCTACGGCGCATTCGGCGACAAGGAGGACCTCTATCTTGACACCTTGGAAGGCTACCGGGAGGACAGCCTCGATATATTGTTTGAGGCACTCAACCCGGCTCTGCCGCTGCGAGAAAATCTCGCGTGCGTCTATGCCGAGGCTCTGAAAATATACCTGCATGGCGAGACTGCGGCGCGTGGCTGCTTCCTGATCGGCACTGCCACGGCAGAGGCTATTCAGCATGATCGAGTGCGGGAGGTGTTGCGCCGCAGCCTGAATGAATTCGATGATGCGATCAAGGAACGCGTGGAGCTTGCGATTGAACGGGGCGAACTCCCGGCTGAGACGAATGCTGCAACTCTCGCAAAGCTCGCATCCGCCGTCATGCATTCGCTTGCCGTTCGAGCGCGCGCAGGCGATACGCGCGAAACGCTGGAGGCGATCGCGCGTTCTGGGGTCGATTTTATCTGTGGTCGGCTATAA
- a CDS encoding MFS transporter — translation MTETRWDAAAPAEPETAHWMRNLIICLVGSFTTIVAMTLLLPFLPLYVEELGVSDKAAIVQWSGIAYGATFFAAAFVAPLWGRLGDIYGRKLMLIRASLGMTVAISLMGMAGNVWQLVALRLFTGLAGGYASGSMVLVAAQTPKHRSAWALGTLSAGIMAGNLVGPLIGGALPPVIGIRGTFLLAGGVIFFTFLATTFLIKEEKSTARKKAAKASGSWASIPDKRPVLAMLSLGLLLMLANMSIEPIITVYVAQFVSDANVTMVSGVVMAAAALGSILSSSWLGKLADRIGYWSVIMAALAVAALLLIPQAFVTSAWQLIGLRFLMGVALGGLLPCITAVIRHNVPDAATGSILGLSISSQYVGQVAGPVMGGFVGGHIGMRAVFLGTCVLLALGAVYCWWVSPKKEASM, via the coding sequence ATGACCGAGACGAGATGGGATGCAGCAGCACCGGCCGAGCCGGAAACCGCGCATTGGATGCGGAACCTGATCATCTGCCTCGTCGGTTCGTTCACGACGATCGTGGCGATGACGCTGTTGCTCCCCTTCCTGCCGCTCTATGTCGAGGAACTCGGCGTCAGCGATAAAGCCGCGATCGTGCAATGGTCCGGCATCGCCTATGGCGCCACCTTTTTTGCGGCCGCTTTCGTCGCGCCGCTCTGGGGGCGCCTCGGCGATATCTATGGCCGCAAGCTGATGCTGATCCGCGCCAGCCTCGGCATGACGGTCGCCATCTCGCTGATGGGCATGGCCGGCAATGTGTGGCAGCTGGTGGCGCTGCGCCTCTTCACCGGCCTTGCCGGCGGCTATGCCTCGGGATCGATGGTGTTGGTGGCAGCCCAGACGCCGAAGCATCGCTCGGCCTGGGCGCTGGGTACGCTGTCCGCCGGCATCATGGCCGGCAATCTCGTCGGACCGCTGATCGGCGGCGCGCTGCCGCCCGTTATCGGCATTCGCGGCACCTTTCTGCTGGCGGGCGGCGTGATCTTCTTCACCTTCCTGGCAACGACCTTCCTGATCAAGGAGGAGAAGTCCACGGCACGAAAGAAAGCCGCGAAGGCCAGCGGCAGCTGGGCCTCCATTCCGGACAAACGCCCCGTCCTCGCCATGCTGTCGCTCGGCCTGCTGCTGATGCTCGCCAATATGTCGATCGAGCCGATCATAACAGTCTATGTCGCGCAGTTCGTCAGCGACGCCAACGTGACGATGGTCTCGGGCGTCGTCATGGCGGCTGCGGCGCTCGGCAGCATCCTGTCGTCCTCATGGCTCGGCAAACTCGCCGACCGCATCGGCTACTGGAGTGTCATCATGGCCGCGCTTGCCGTGGCGGCGCTGCTGTTGATACCGCAGGCTTTCGTGACCTCGGCCTGGCAATTGATCGGCTTGCGCTTCCTGATGGGCGTGGCGCTCGGTGGCCTTCTGCCCTGCATCACGGCTGTGATCCGGCATAACGTGCCGGATGCGGCGACGGGCAGCATCCTCGGGCTCTCCATCTCGTCGCAATATGTCGGTCAGGTGGCAGGCCCGGTCATGGGTGGCTTCGTCGGCGGCCATATCGGCATGCGCGCCGTGTTCCTTGGAACCTGCGTGCTGCTGGCGCTCGGAGCTGTGTATTGCTGGTGGGTCAGCCCGAAGAAGGAAGCCTCCATGTAA
- a CDS encoding YbhB/YbcL family Raf kinase inhibitor-like protein, with translation MKTMLKILNATLIAAVVASPALSADLKVTFAKSDGRMLLPENASCISAGPEKSAPGPNKSLAVSWSKGPKGARSYALTMVDPDVPTDFSLFNKADKTIPKDFKRMEFVHWVLADIPPSRTSLAEGTDGSGPSANGLPLERTAYGRRGQNGAGGGNLKDGPHGGYMGACPPWNDARVHSYHVTVYALDVDRLNLPDLFTRADLLAAAKGHILASGSQELFYTLNAKAEK, from the coding sequence ATGAAAACCATGCTCAAAATTCTGAACGCCACCCTCATCGCAGCAGTTGTCGCCAGCCCAGCACTATCGGCCGATCTCAAGGTGACATTTGCAAAGAGCGATGGCCGGATGCTGCTGCCGGAAAATGCCTCCTGCATTTCGGCAGGGCCTGAAAAGTCGGCACCCGGTCCCAACAAGAGCCTTGCCGTATCCTGGTCGAAGGGGCCGAAGGGCGCGCGCTCCTATGCGCTGACCATGGTCGACCCCGACGTTCCCACGGACTTCTCGCTATTCAACAAGGCGGACAAAACCATCCCGAAGGATTTCAAGCGGATGGAATTCGTTCACTGGGTGCTGGCCGATATTCCCCCATCGCGCACCAGCCTTGCCGAAGGCACGGACGGAAGCGGTCCCTCAGCCAATGGCCTCCCGCTCGAGCGCACGGCCTATGGGCGGCGCGGCCAGAATGGTGCCGGCGGCGGCAATTTGAAGGATGGACCGCATGGCGGTTATATGGGCGCTTGCCCGCCCTGGAACGACGCGCGTGTCCACAGCTATCACGTCACCGTCTATGCGCTCGATGTCGACCGGCTGAACCTTCCTGACCTCTTTACCCGCGCCGATCTGCTCGCCGCCGCTAAGGGTCACATCCTGGCATCAGGCAGCCAGGAACTGTTTTATACATTGAATGCAAAGGCCGAGAAATGA
- a CDS encoding helix-turn-helix domain-containing protein — protein sequence MSEAHNHMLEKLRRLAAKDNRPTVAPSGIGSYSTLFTFVTRERERIAGSAFSQVSIVAILEGSKEIVSMGRQRHFAAGTVLVLPAGWSGDVVNDPDPQTGVYRAIFITFPEELTRRAAKAFPPAQTASQIDLPLDPLLAAAIGHAGEGIVGGSLPIPLIEHRLVEILMVLGMRGALPGSPETTAEAVRALVRWQPDRAWTADLIAAELGTSNATLRRRLSREGASLREVLASERVALATTLLAEDGLSLREAALATGYRSPRRFADRLRSA from the coding sequence GTGTCCGAGGCTCATAACCACATGTTGGAAAAGCTGCGCCGCCTGGCGGCAAAGGATAACCGCCCGACCGTCGCGCCGAGCGGCATCGGCAGCTATTCCACGCTTTTTACCTTCGTCACGCGCGAACGCGAGCGCATTGCCGGCTCGGCCTTTTCACAGGTTTCAATCGTCGCCATCCTCGAAGGTTCCAAGGAAATCGTCAGCATGGGACGGCAGCGGCATTTTGCGGCCGGTACGGTGCTCGTGCTGCCGGCCGGTTGGAGTGGCGATGTCGTCAACGATCCCGATCCGCAGACCGGCGTCTATCGGGCAATTTTCATCACCTTTCCCGAGGAATTGACACGGCGGGCGGCAAAAGCCTTTCCGCCTGCGCAGACCGCATCGCAGATCGACCTGCCGCTCGATCCGTTGCTGGCCGCTGCCATCGGCCATGCCGGCGAAGGCATAGTCGGTGGAAGCCTGCCGATCCCACTGATCGAGCACAGACTCGTGGAAATACTCATGGTGCTCGGCATGCGCGGTGCCCTGCCCGGTTCGCCGGAGACAACTGCCGAGGCGGTACGGGCGCTGGTGCGCTGGCAGCCGGACCGTGCCTGGACAGCCGATCTCATCGCCGCGGAGCTTGGCACGAGCAACGCCACATTGCGCCGCCGCCTGTCACGCGAGGGTGCTTCCCTGCGAGAGGTACTGGCAAGCGAGCGCGTGGCGCTGGCGACGACCCTTCTCGCGGAGGACGGGCTGTCGCTGCGGGAAGCCGCCCTTGCAACAGGATATCGCTCACCCCGACGCTTCGCCGATCGACTTCGCAGCGCGTGA
- a CDS encoding nuclear transport factor 2 family protein: MNSLESARCDAVKRLFAAYVAQHPDIVDPMLTRDFTFSSPRDDHIDRKRYFEHCWPKEKVFRDIHIEHLVPDGDDVIVGYRAEKMDGASFRNVELIRFAGDRIAEVNVYFGRNL, encoded by the coding sequence ATGAATTCTCTCGAAAGTGCCCGTTGCGATGCGGTTAAACGTCTCTTCGCTGCCTATGTCGCTCAGCATCCCGATATCGTCGATCCGATGCTGACCCGGGATTTCACCTTTTCCAGCCCGCGCGACGATCACATCGACCGGAAGCGGTATTTCGAGCACTGCTGGCCGAAGGAGAAGGTGTTCCGCGACATTCATATCGAACATCTTGTACCCGATGGCGATGATGTGATCGTCGGCTATCGCGCCGAGAAAATGGATGGCGCCAGTTTTCGCAATGTCGAGCTGATCCGCTTTGCCGGCGACCGCATAGCCGAGGTCAATGTCTATTTCGGGCGGAATTTGTAG
- a CDS encoding aspartate/glutamate racemase family protein produces MSVTIACLHTAESNIAVYEAAAKALGLPEGMLRHHVRADLLLAAEKVGCLTDEISAEAAALLWHLAEDADAVVLNCSTLGPAASKIAAGAGAPIIQADAVLAERAVKAGGKVIVLCTVETTIAPTTALFEAAAKATGAEIEVRLVPGAWAHFRAGDLSAYLASIADAVKEASGESAVTIAFAQASMTDAVHLLPENRPQPVTGPAAALAAAMAKIMCS; encoded by the coding sequence ATGTCTGTGACGATCGCCTGCTTGCATACCGCCGAAAGCAACATCGCCGTCTACGAGGCGGCTGCAAAGGCACTTGGGCTACCTGAGGGCATGTTGCGTCATCACGTCCGCGCCGATCTTCTCCTCGCCGCCGAAAAAGTAGGGTGCTTGACGGATGAGATATCGGCGGAAGCGGCGGCGCTGCTTTGGCATCTGGCCGAGGATGCCGATGCCGTCGTGCTCAACTGCTCGACACTTGGCCCGGCGGCGTCGAAGATCGCGGCCGGCGCCGGTGCCCCGATCATCCAGGCGGATGCAGTGTTGGCAGAGCGAGCGGTCAAGGCCGGCGGCAAGGTTATCGTGCTGTGCACCGTCGAAACGACCATCGCCCCGACGACTGCACTTTTCGAAGCAGCGGCTAAGGCGACGGGTGCCGAAATCGAGGTTCGGCTGGTGCCGGGTGCATGGGCGCACTTCCGGGCGGGCGATCTATCGGCCTATCTTGCTTCCATTGCCGATGCGGTAAAAGAGGCCAGCGGCGAAAGTGCCGTCACGATCGCTTTCGCTCAGGCGTCGATGACCGATGCGGTTCATCTTCTTCCGGAAAACCGCCCGCAACCTGTGACCGGTCCGGCGGCCGCACTTGCCGCGGCAATGGCGAAGATTATGTGTAGCTGA
- a CDS encoding superoxide dismutase: MAFELPELPYDYDALSPFMSRETLEYHHDKHHKAYVDNGNKLAAEAGLADLSLEEIVKKSFGTNAGLFNNAAQHYNHIHFWKWMKKGGGGNKLPGKLEAAFASDLGGYDKFKADFAAAGATQFGSGWAWVSVKNGKLEISKTPNGENPLVHGADPILGVDVWEHSYYIDYRNLRPKYLEAFIDSLINWDYVLERYEAATK; the protein is encoded by the coding sequence ATGGCTTTCGAATTGCCTGAACTTCCTTACGATTACGACGCCCTTTCGCCCTTCATGTCGCGTGAGACGCTCGAATATCACCACGACAAGCACCACAAGGCCTATGTCGACAACGGCAACAAGCTCGCTGCGGAAGCAGGTCTTGCCGATCTTTCGCTCGAAGAAATCGTGAAGAAGTCCTTCGGCACCAATGCCGGCCTCTTCAACAATGCTGCCCAGCACTACAACCACATCCATTTCTGGAAGTGGATGAAGAAGGGCGGCGGCGGCAACAAGCTGCCGGGCAAGCTCGAAGCAGCCTTTGCTTCCGATCTCGGCGGCTACGACAAGTTCAAGGCCGATTTCGCCGCTGCCGGCGCCACCCAGTTCGGCTCCGGCTGGGCATGGGTTTCCGTCAAGAACGGTAAGCTCGAAATCTCCAAGACCCCGAACGGCGAAAACCCGCTCGTTCATGGTGCCGACCCGATCCTCGGCGTCGACGTATGGGAACATTCCTACTACATCGACTACCGCAACCTGCGTCCGAAGTACCTCGAAGCCTTCATCGACAGCCTGATCAACTGGGACTACGTCCTGGAGCGCTACGAAGCCGCTACGAAGTAA